Genomic window (Tribolium castaneum strain GA2 chromosome 2, icTriCast1.1, whole genome shotgun sequence):
TCCTTATTTAATCTCCTCTAGCTGTATTAAGGCGttaaaaattagaagaaaaataacTCATAAGCTGGGACACgtaggtattttttattataaacattttaataaaatttatttcagaatTAACGCAAACTTAAGAAAAtataaagaaaatcaaaatttctgGAGCTAAAAAATCAGGTCACATGAAACACTTTTTACGTacccaaaaatattaataactccacatttaaaaaacaatgataAAAATCTCTCCATGAATCTTCAAAAATTCTTTACTTTGgttgttttgaaaataatagtagataataatattaacaaaaatttaattttttcctcacaaaattttagctcctgaactaattaattacataaacaGAATTATCAGACGACTTTATTAGTagatagttattaataattcgagagcgaaaacacaagcttaaagttcgagggctgtcgttatgcaacgagcatatgcgagttgcatactaGTACACCCGAGAACTCTAAGCGTTTTCGTATGAGtgttgttcaaaatttttttttgttggaacattttaatttaaaacgtattttaaaatagcgaaaaaattaatttaaaacacgttgctatggaaagcgtgttttaaaatagtgaaaacaggTTGCTAAAGGAAACGCGTTTTAAAAtcgtgtttataatctaggattcagatattaaaaaaagactgaaattgttaccaacaaaaaaactatttgaaagttaaaaattaaaaaaaaatcgtttttggCAAATCTAGTCAAAAAGTTTAGATAATATACTGGGCGATTCAAAGGTCTCGGACCATCTCTTAGGTcgtgatatttaaaaattcaaacaaaaaaattgttagagcCTTTTTTACGAGATTTAGCTCTTCAGGATGTTTTTGACACTTGATTTGTTACGTCATGGCACACTAAAtagataattatttaaaaactggaTTCACCAGTTTGTGTCTTATGGTGTTCAAGACATTTACCAAACGACAATAAATTAGATCCGACAAAATTGGAAACATAAaagtaacaattaaaaaataaaattaggaataaaaattaagtggCTTTGGAAAACGAAAAATCCAACTGTTTTGAATCACCGCATGTATTTTTCGCTTTGCTTTATTCAAGAGAGATGTTTTTTAATCTCGTGTGTGATTgcctttaatttttgtgttgaaattgtttaaaaaaaatcggtccCAAGTTATCGAATCAAGACCACTTTTCAGCACAAGGATCATCCTTCCCACGCACTCAAGcatgttgttttttaaattactagaAAACTGTCGgctttatattaaattattatgtagatattcttaaaaaatcttGAAGGTACTGAATAGAAAcaatcgtaaaaaataaataaattattcataagAACCTTGGGATTAtcgttcaaaaataattattatagttGTAAATAcacctcaagttaaaaaaataagaaaaaaattaaatgtctcAAACCGAAGAGATGACAAAACGTATTTTGCGAACCTTTCGCCGTTTCGTAAAGAAATGACACCTTGTAGAAAGTAACATTTAATGAAGTTAGTTTACAATTCAGTCAGTCAGTAGAATATTTACAATAATAGTCTATATTAAATGTACATGAACATTTACACGACTAAGTCTAGAAACACCATGAAGCCTCCATCCATCTAATCCTTCTTACAGTGATAACAAGAACAGCTAACGGCGGATTTAAAAGTTAGCGTTCGAACACCATCCACGCATAAAACCCGAGCTTCAACAGGTTCCGTCTCCATGATGTTACAACATTGTCCAACGGAAGTAACAGGTTGCGTCGGAGTGGCTTTAGGCCCTGACGGAACCGCCCAGCTTTCGCAAAACCCGCGGCAGGCGTTCGTCGTCATATGGAACTCCACGCATTCGGGAATACTAATCTTCCTAGTATGCCCTGagacattaaaattaaaagttcatTAATTCCGGGCCCGCGTCCCAAACTTACCAACTTTGTGGCATCCGGGCTTCTGCCAGGCGTCGCGCGCGGTCACCGCCTTCACCATGAAGGCGTCCGAGAGCGACAGGAGCGTGAAGAGCAGCCAGCACGCCAGCATCCTGCAAAGAGTTTCGCACCCACCTGGTGGACCGGCGTCGATGCAACGGCGTCAGCGGCGAGACGTGGAATGAAGGGATGAAACGCCGTTGTAATGCTTTCTATCTTGCTTCTACCCCCACTATTTCAACACTACATACACCCCCGTAATGATGACGTACTTCTTCGAagaatgaataaaatatttgtgacaattatttcgtgttttttaAAGCGTTCATCCAAGGATGAATCGCTCGCTGTCCCGGAAACTAAATGATCCGTGAGGGATTATATGGCGCAAAAGGATTTTTGCATATGGATGCTACCAACACCCACGCTTGTCAAATCATTTTCAGGtgtaattcaaattaaaattgtgttattaaaattgggAAATTTACGTAGTGTTCAAGAAGAAATACCGCCCTAGAATTAATGGTTTTACAGTTACAGATCGCTTTCTTACTgcgatttaaatattaaattttaataaattttatagtaataataataataataataataataataataataataataataataatagataaaTAAATCTATTACgattagaaaaatattcttgaaaaacttaaaaatcaatatataaaaaagttagAAATACCTATTTATagtgaaacctcccttaatCGACACcttccgaataacggacacctctttacagcggacatttttgtaggaacgtatcaaagcctttattaaaatttccacctcccgttagtggacacctctctacaacggacaatttaagattccccatcggtgtccgttgttgagaggttttactgtatcaGTATTTAGCAAATCCAAGTTCTACAAACCTGAATTTATTTCTTACATGTTGTTAATTTTGTTGCTAATTTATGCAaggtttttttaagtttgctAAGATtgcccaaaaaattcaatcgaaaaagttattattctgattgtttttttattttgcccgaagttttgttcaaactgGAGCCAAAAACGAcgttaaatttgtatttttagagTGTTAAGATAAACACCCaaaaattttggtgttttcaaactaaattctaaaattttatttgaagtttCGCTTAAATAGACCAAAAAATCAgcaaataattatattatttttgtctttttcaaacgtttttcaatcatttatttatttaattattttacaaacataTCGCAAATGAGAAGATTAGGCCAAATATGTTTTATCTTTGGTTAGGTGTTATAAtataattctgaaaaaatcaaaaaataatgtaactgtTGCcataatttggtgatttttaatttgtatcagCAAAGTGTCggttaaaaactaaaaatttagcTTAATAAACCGTGGACAAAAGACAAATTTTAcatcatttttggctaatttgataaatttttggcCTGGTTTTACCAAAATAGTTTAACTTCGAATagaatttagtgatttttcaaactatattcattattatttgtaaACTACAGCAGAAACTCTACaagttatagaaaaattttttctagaaaaaagTGATTTATGACGAAAGTACAAACAAAAGCATTAGAAGAACACGTAaaactaagtaaaaaataaactgacaccttaaaaaagttcaaaaataatgcaatgGTGAGCTTGATTTAGTAGTTTTTGTATAAACATGCTTGAGAAACAGcgcaaaattaatgaattaatttattattactactaaaaaaattacaaattggtaaatttttaggagaTTTATGACGaaattcggcaaaaattttgaattgttGAGTCAAAAATGTTCTGAAAATCATTAGATACGGTAAAACaatgtcattttaaaattcaggttttttgacttaattttgttataatttctcaaaatataaaattttccaaataaaaaatcaacttaCAAGTTTGGAAACTTCCAAAACAATGTATTGTTTACTctaatttcgtgatttttcataaaatttggtgaaaaattagagtaacaaatttaaaaaagtgccaaaactcttgaaaaaaatgtggtttCGAGTTgatttatataatatataacaaaaggcgtagaaataaataaaataataataataataataataataataataataataataataataataataataataataataataataataataataataataaataagtaaaacaTAAAGGAAACATAAAGGAGGGTTTGATAAAAACACAGACATGTAAAAGCGAAAAAAAGTAAAGTAccgacagaaataagaaaataatgcatcATTACATAAAGGCGCTCAATTGTAGACGTAAGCACAACTTAATCGTAGAAGTATAAATACTGTATAACTTGAAAATATATATGAAAAGACCGAAAACATCAAAGGACGTAAACGTAAGAGTgtataactaatttttttcttgttttgaaacagctaatagattactataatctaaaattttcaagaaaaaatgcCATCTCAAACAACTGGCCACCAAATATCGAATTAGTCTttacattgttaataaaaccGGGGAATTACACACAAACAACCAAATTGCGCGGATTCTGCCAACCATGGCCTCCCCCATTTCGAGTTATAATCCAATAAATCACAGCTTTGTCCTGTGCAGTAAAGTATATGCAGTTGGTTTAAAGTAACTGACGGGAAGTAAAAATacgttaaaattataaattcagaATGAATAACTAATTTGCATGTTTTGCTGCCACATAGTTCGAGTGACCATGGTATAAGTAACGTTATGTCACAGTGACGTTTGTAATCAGCTGATCGTCTcccaaataaacaaaaagtaatttcTCGCTCAAATCATGATTGAAGATGAAGACAGTCTGGAAGAGGAATTGCTGCACGAATTCGAAGACGGAACATTAGAGATAAGTcccgaaaataaattaaacaatgaTAAGCAGATAAAGCCGGAATCTCCTGATAAGCCCGAGCCAAACAAAGGCGATAATTATTGGAGCTCGAATTTCATAACACCTCTCACTTCAATTCCCAATAAAAGTAAGTGTACCATGGATGATAACTCCAACCATGTCCCTTAACACCGGCCTCATTTTGTGCCCGTCCACTTGTAGTTTTAGTACGTGTGACTGATTTAAAGTGCCTTCTTTAAAACTGAAATTCCAGTCACTGCGTCTATTTGGTGTAAGAACCCCAAAACACCCACCCCAACTAAAGAAAACACGATCCAACAAACGATCTCTATCACCGAAAACCCCTACAATTATTTCACTTTCCGCGAAAGCGTCCTTGCGAGGGCTTTGGGCGAGTGCAAGGAACAGTTCCTTGATGAGGAAGTGGACGGACCTCTGACTGAAGCTTTCCTACTCACACAGTAGGCCCCCGAATAATCTAgtattcaaaataataaaaaaatcgtaggATTAGTCACTGGAATTCAGATAAAGAACGACTTGTTCTACTGACACCCAAAACTCTCGTTATTTGCAAATACGACTTTATCGCTTTGAAAAGACTGGCATACAAAAAACTGCCCTTAGAGGTAATTGATCAAGTCATTTATGGCGAGTTGGTCTATCCCAGTGGGTCACTAATACCGTGAGTATTTTTTGTGTGTAATCGTTTAATTGTGACAAGTTGACTAAAATGTGCTTGTTTATTAATGCATAGCCAAATGAATGGATTTGTTAATGGGTTATCCAATGTTTTGGAGACTTGTTTGTTTGCCAGGTGGTCGAAAAGGAACAACAAGATGAGTAACTTTTACCAACCTAGGTATAGCCCCGTTCTAGTTTAAGGCATGCATGTTTTTTGGTCGAATATAACAATGTACAGGGTCAAAAAATAAGTACTCCTGGTTatccataagaaaaaaattaattctctgTCGATAGAGTTTCTAACAAAAATGATGTTATATTTGCCTTTTTAAGCacgttttcgaaataaaaccTAGTTTTTTTCATCGAAAGCGGCTGAAAATACATTTATGTTATATTTTCGCCTGCTTGATTGGATCAGCTCGGTTTTTAATTGGTGGccaatttactttaaattaaacgagtcgaaaaatcaccaaaatttagtccaaaagaaattgaaaaattattacaataattaagtacatatttttttgtctttgaaacgtttttgtgtgttttttgtccttgcaaacatatttgtttaaaaacaatttttttatagttctaATTAACTTGCTATGTCTTACATAAAATATAACCTataaaatctttttcaaaaaaaaatgcccgaaaaaaaatgaaacttgaTCGCAGTTGATatcactttatttattttatctgatttttagacgatttttttatcgaagttttaacaaaaaataaattttgttaaaaagtgttatttttttcaacaagttttgaaaccaaatatttgttttttttatgaggTTTTGCTAAATAGTTCTTTCCATTTTCTAgtgttttttcgaaattttgtaaaaaaattagccaaaaaacagtaaattagTCTAAAAACAGTGTATTCTTctgaaaaatcattaaattcttttgaaaatcacatcatttttgcttttttcgtgcgttttaacacttttgtgagtttagaaacaaaaaattacgttaaaatTTGCCTTTTCTGTACACTGTAAAGCAAGTTTTTCGAGCAAAAACCAtttcgtttttaataataacaccAAACGAGCAGAAAACTTGGTTGAAAACAGTCTAAAAAAGACcgataaatcacaaaattatgagaataattatgttattatattgtttttttgaacattttttgcaaaatttatttaaagcaaaccgCAAGGGACAAGATTAAGccgaatatatttttatttttgcctcTTGTAAGTGTTAAATAAGTTCTAAAgctaaaaacacatttttttttgaaaaatttcattaaagaaATTGCCTATTATATCAGCcggtttttgaaacaaatactcatgaattgaaattgatattattttataataatttttatcgaccgatttgttcaaataaaaacacaattatgaatttacgtttattatttattacacttatttaaaaaaacatattatgaaaaaaacttaaagtaTATTTATCAGAAGCCGCAACATGAAGGGGGTCCGCTTGCTGTGGAACAAAACCAAAGGTGAGAAGTTAGGGGCTTACTGGAACCCCTTCAAGGAAGACGTGCCCTTTTGCACCTTCACCTTCCACCCTTTATTTTTCCACAAAggtacaaaaatttatttgtgctTCCCATACACATTTTCGAATTCTAGACTGCGTCGATGAAAAGCTGAAAAATCTCTACTCGTTAGACACTTTCAtcgaaaaaatctcaaaagCTATTGCCGACTTACCACGGAACAATGAACAGAACCAAGAACCTTGCACTATACAAGAACGCGATATAGTTTTGAAGAGTTATGTGGGAATCGGGTCCGTTATACACAATCGAAACTCGTTGGGGTTTTTCAAAGTTAGAggca
Coding sequences:
- the Gpa2 gene encoding glycoprotein hormone alpha 2 precursor, whose translation is MLACWLLFTLLSLSDAFMVKAVTARDAWQKPGCHKVGHTRKISIPECVEFHMTTNACRGFCESWAVPSGPKATPTQPVTSVGQCCNIMETEPVEARVLCVDGVRTLTFKSAVSCSCYHCKKD
- the LOC659673 gene encoding tumor protein p63-regulated gene 1-like protein isoform X1, which encodes MIEDEDSLEEELLHEFEDGTLEISPENKLNNDKQIKPESPDKPEPNKGDNYWSSNFITPLTSIPNKITASIWCKNPKTPTPTKENTIQQTISITENPYNYFTFRESVLARALGECKEQFLDEEVDGPLTEAFLLTQISHWNSDKERLVLLTPKTLVICKYDFIALKRLAYKKLPLEVIDQVIYGELVYPSGSLIPQMNGFVNGLSNVLETCLFARWSKRNNKMSNFYQPSIFIRSRNMKGVRLLWNKTKGEKLGAYWNPFKEDVPFCTFTFHPLFFHKDCVDEKLKNLYSLDTFIEKISKAIADLPRNNEQNQEPCTIQERDIVLKSYVGIGSVIHNRNSLGFFKVRGKFSF
- the LOC659673 gene encoding tumor protein p63-regulated gene 1-like protein isoform X3, whose product is MIEDEDSLEEELLHEFEDGTLEISPENKLNNDKQIKPESPDKPEPNKGDNYWSSNFITPLTSIPNKITASIWCKNPKTPTPTKENTIQQTISITENPYNYFTFRESVLARALGECKEQFLDEEVDGPLTEAFLLTQISHWNSDKERLVLLTPKTLVICKYDFIALKRLAYKKLPLEVIDQVIYGELVYPSGSLIPQMNGFVNGLSNVLETCLFARWSKRNNKMSNFYQPSRNMKGVRLLWNKTKGEKLGAYWNPFKEDVPFCTFTFHPLFFHKDCVDEKLKNLYSLDTFIEKISKAIADLPRNNEQNQEPCTIQERDIVLKSYVGIGSVIHNRNSLGFFKVRGKFSF
- the LOC659673 gene encoding tumor protein p63-regulated gene 1-like protein isoform X2; this encodes MIEDEDSLEEELLHEFEDGTLEISPENKLNNDKQIKPESPDKPEPNKGDNYWSSNFITPLTSIPNKITASIWCKNPKTPTPTKENTIQQTISITENPYNYFTFRESVLARALGECKEQFLDEEVDGPLTEAFLLTQISHWNSDKERLVLLTPKTLVICKYDFIALKRLAYKKLPLEVIDQVIYGELVYPSGSLIPQMNGFVNGLSNVLETCLFARWSKRNNKMSNFYQPRSRNMKGVRLLWNKTKGEKLGAYWNPFKEDVPFCTFTFHPLFFHKDCVDEKLKNLYSLDTFIEKISKAIADLPRNNEQNQEPCTIQERDIVLKSYVGIGSVIHNRNSLGFFKVRGKFSF
- the LOC659673 gene encoding tumor protein p63-regulated gene 1-like protein isoform X5, producing the protein MIEDEDSLEEELLHEFEDGTLEISPENKLNNDKQIKPESPDKPEPNKGDNYWSSNFITPLTSIPNKITASIWCKNPKTPTPTKENTIQQTISITENPYNYFTFRESVLARALGECKEQFLDEEVDGPLTEAFLLTQISHWNSDKERLVLLTPKTLVICKYDFIALKRLAYKKLPLEVIDQVIYGELVYPSGSLIPSRNMKGVRLLWNKTKGEKLGAYWNPFKEDVPFCTFTFHPLFFHKDCVDEKLKNLYSLDTFIEKISKAIADLPRNNEQNQEPCTIQERDIVLKSYVGIGSVIHNRNSLGFFKVRGKFSF
- the LOC659673 gene encoding tumor protein p63-regulated gene 1-like protein isoform X4; this encodes MIEDEDSLEEELLHEFEDGTLEISPENKLNNDKQIKPESPDKPEPNKGDNYWSSNFITPLTSIPNKITASIWCKNPKTPTPTKENTIQQTISITENPYNYFTFRESVLARALGECKEQFLDEEVDGPLTEAFLLTQISHWNSDKERLVLLTPKTLVICKYDFIALKRLAYKKLPLEVIDQVIYGELVYPSGSLIPIFIRSRNMKGVRLLWNKTKGEKLGAYWNPFKEDVPFCTFTFHPLFFHKDCVDEKLKNLYSLDTFIEKISKAIADLPRNNEQNQEPCTIQERDIVLKSYVGIGSVIHNRNSLGFFKVRGKFSF
- the LOC659673 gene encoding tumor protein p63-regulated gene 1-like protein isoform X6 is translated as MIEDEDSLEEELLHEFEDGTLEISPENKLNNDKQIKPESPDKPEPNKGDNYWSSNFITPLTSIPNKITASIWCKNPKTPTPTKENTIQQTISITENPYNYFTFRESVLARALGECKEQFLDEEVDGPLTEAFLLTQISHWNSDKERLVLLTPKTLVICKYDFIALKRLAYKKLPLEVIDQVIYGELVYPSGSLIPRNMKGVRLLWNKTKGEKLGAYWNPFKEDVPFCTFTFHPLFFHKDCVDEKLKNLYSLDTFIEKISKAIADLPRNNEQNQEPCTIQERDIVLKSYVGIGSVIHNRNSLGFFKVRGKFSF
- the LOC659673 gene encoding tumor protein p63-regulated gene 1-like protein isoform X7 — encoded protein: MITPTMSLNTGLILCPSTCSFITASIWCKNPKTPTPTKENTIQQTISITENPYNYFTFRESVLARALGECKEQFLDEEVDGPLTEAFLLTQISHWNSDKERLVLLTPKTLVICKYDFIALKRLAYKKLPLEVIDQVIYGELVYPSGSLIPQMNGFVNGLSNVLETCLFARWSKRNNKMSNFYQPSIFIRSRNMKGVRLLWNKTKGEKLGAYWNPFKEDVPFCTFTFHPLFFHKDCVDEKLKNLYSLDTFIEKISKAIADLPRNNEQNQEPCTIQERDIVLKSYVGIGSVIHNRNSLGFFKVRGKFSF